Proteins from a single region of Carassius carassius chromosome 37, fCarCar2.1, whole genome shotgun sequence:
- the LOC132118129 gene encoding activity-dependent neuroprotector homeobox protein-like, with protein sequence MFQLPVNNISSLRKARKNVKKVLGDIGLEFCREHIDDYKDFVPNEFYIKNTTWDDVCMWDPSMTKSQEYRTKPFCCSGCTFSSKFFSAYKSHFRNVHSEDFENRILLNCPYCTYSGNKKTLETHIRLFHMPNNVMRQNAGGLQGAGVGLKDGARLDKTRDNIEQAVYYCKKCTYRDPLYNVVRKHIYREHFQHVAAPYLVRPGEKTTPANGTTAGSGTGSNTDSGGTNSTSTGIHCKRCLFVPRTYEALVQHVIEDHERIGYQVTAMIGHTNVVVPRVKPVIMVSTKAQGDKGIIGIMPKGTVVTGVRPLSAQQLSRIVIPKGSLNSSGLLSGIHLKQGAFGLKPGTTQSLTIGGQQVQLSVPQQSQTSKPQLSASLRSSVSVSSSPSILKIPQLNSRVQAAATTVSSVTSKKGDSVIGTSYTQKWKICTICNELFPENVYSSHFEKEHKAEKVPAVANYIMKIHNFTSKCLYCNRYLPSDTLLNHMLIHGLSCPHCKATFNDVEKMVTHMRGVHPNESVGPRTESPLTFDLTLQQGNPKNVQLIVTTYNMRDAPEESVAFHAQNNALPPSLQGNKPVMPPVPKISLDSSDAIPAKATLQTAVPYKKDVGKTLCPLCFSILKGPISDSLAHHLRDRHQVIQTVHPVEKKLTYKCIHCLGVYTSNMTASTITLHLVHCRGVSKTQNGRPAPSARVAQAQGAGLKRAGLANFDQTEPKRRKSASDDQTGQSPPLSADKQDEPVVFALDPKGYENESYETRKAFLTQYFNRQPYPTRQEVEKLASSLWLWKSDIASHFSNRRRRCMLNCETLNTRVLLGFKMEDITDLQHPMNFESKCYFKNHNHEHKRRTTRYRIGRSSNAIRLRQKATTNGDLQHKHGTLTRVSAKASHYSNGQKDIIGSNCNNSIKSTLKPGALVNSEPIAVDSDSDNEENVQTAQSLSRDEPETNDQVDNSDSDIREDTHSENCYGSKDLLDETKLQKGECQSGITNKHEQSETQLTKQQV encoded by the exons ATGTTTCAACTCCCAGTGAACAACATTAGCAGTCTAAGGAAAGCTAGGAAGAATGTGAAAAAAGTGCTGGGTGACATTGGCTTGGAGTTTTGCAGGGAACACATTGAT GACTATAAGGACTTTGTTCCCAATGAGTTCTACATTAAGAACACCACATGGGATGATGTGTGCATGTGGGATCCCTCAATGACCAAATCACAA GAGTACCGCACAAAGCCGTTCTGTTGTTCAGGATGTACATTCTCCTCCAAGTTTTTCTCCGCCTACAAGAGTCACTTTCGTAATGTGCACAGCGAGGACTTTGAAAACCGCATTCTCCTTAACTGCCCCTATTGCACTTACAGTGGGAACAAAAAGACTTTGGAGACACACATCAGACTGTTTCATATGCCCAACAATGTCATGCGCCAGAATGCAGGAGGACTTCAGGGGGCAGGGGTTGGCTTGAAGGATGGTGCGCGTTTGGATAAGACACGTGACAATATAGAGCAAGCAGTGTACTACTGCAAGAAATGCACTTACAGGGACCCGCTGTATAATGTGGTGCGAAAGCATATCTACCGGGAACATTTCCAGCACGTAGCGGCACCATACTTAGTGAGGCCTGGTGAGAAGACaacaccagccaatgggacaacTGCAGGCTCTGGAACAGGAAGCAATACTGATTCTGGTGGTACCAACAGTACGAGCACAGGCATCCACTGCAAACGGTGCCTCTTTGTGCCTCGCACCTATGAAGCCCTTGTGCAGCATGTCATTGAGGACCATGAGCGCATTGGTTATCAAGTTACTGCTATGATTGGACACACCAATGTTGTGGTACCTCGGGTGAAGCCTGTGATTATGGTGTCCACTAAAGCTCAGGGTGATAAGGGGATCATTGGTATAATGCCAAAGGGTACCGTCGTGACTGGGGTACGGCCTTTATCCGCTCAGCAGCTGAGTCGGATTGTTATTCCTAAAGGGAGTTTGAACTCAAGTGGGCTCCTGTCAGGTATTCACCTGAAGCAGGGGGCATTTGGTCTGAAGCCTGGGACTACACAATCCTTGACCATTGGGGGACAACAGGTGCAGCTTTCAGTCCCACAGCAGTCTCAAACAAGCAAACCACAGCTTTCTGCTAGTCTTCGTAGTTCAGTTTCTGTATCATCATCCCCTTCCATACTGAAGATCCCTCAACTGAACTCTCGAGTTCAGGCAGCAGCTACTACTGTGTCATCTGTTACTTCCAAGAAGGGCGACTCTGTCATCGGCACGTCGTACACTCAAAAATGGAAGATCTGCACCATTTGCAATGAACTCTTTCCAGAAAATGTGTATAGTTCGCATTTTGAAAAAGAGCACAAAGCAGAGAAGGTACCGGCAGTGGCCAACTACATCATGAAAATTCACAACTTCACTAGTAAATGCTTATACTGTAATCGGTACCTACCTAGCGACACACTTCTTAACCACATGTTGATACATGGCTTATCTTGCCCGCACTGCAAGGCCACGTTCAATGATGTGGAAAAAATGGTGACTCATATGCGAGGGGTGCATCCCAATGAATCTGTTGGGCCACGGACAGAATCCCCACTTACATTTGACCTCACGCTTCAGCAGGGAAATCCCAAGAATGTCCAGCTGATCGTCACCACATATAACATGCGGGATGCTCCAGAAGAATCGGTGGCATTTCATGCCCAAAACAATGCATTACCACCATCATTGCAGGGGAACAAACCGGTAATGCCACCAGTCCCAAAGATATCCCTAGATTCCTCAGACGCCATACCAGCTAAGGCTACACTACAGACGGCCGTACCTTATAAGAAGGATGTAGGCAAAACCCTTTGTCCTCTCTGCTTTTCAATTCTTAAGGGACCTATTTCAGATTCTCTAGCTCACCATTTACGTGACCGCCATCAAGTTATACAAACGGTTCATCCTGTGGAGAAGAAGTTGACCTACAAATGCATCCATTGCCTTGGTGTCTACACTAGTAACATGACCGCTTCCACGATCACTTTGCATCTCGTGCACTGCCGCGGTGTCAGCAAAACTCAGAATGGCCGACCTGCTCCATCCGCAAGAGTTGCACAGGCCCAGGGGGCTGGTCTCAAACGTGCAGGATTAGCAAACTTCGACCAAACTGAGCCAAAGAGACGGAAGTCTGCATCCGATGACCAGACTGGGCAGAGTCCACCACTTTCAGCTGACAAACAAGATGAACCTGTAGTCTTTGCCTTGGACCCAAAGGGTTACGAGAATGAGTCCTACGAGACACGAAAAGCTTTCCTCACTCAGTACTTCAACAGGCAGCCTTACCCCACTCGCCAAGAGGTGGAGAAGCTTGCATCCAGTCTCTGGCTTTGGAAATCTGACATTGCGAGCCATTTCTCAAATCGAAGAAGGAGATGTATGCTGAATTGTGAGACCTTAAACACTCGGGTCCTGCTGGGATTTAAAATGGAAGACATTACAGATTTGCAACATCCCATGAACTTTGagtcaaaatgttatttcaagaACCATAACCATGAACATAAAAGACGAACTACTAGATATCGGATAGGCCGATCTTCCAATGCCATTCGCTTACGGCAAAAAGCTACAACCAATGGTGACTTGCAGCATAAGCATGGGACACTAACAAGGGTTTCCGCCAAAGCCTCACACTACTCCAATGGTCAAAAGGACATCATAGGGAGTAACTGCAATAATTCAATAAAGAGCACCTTAAAGCCTGGAGCACTTGTCAATTCTGAACCAATTGCTGTGGACTCTGACAGTGATAATGAGGAGAATGTGCAGACTGCACAGTCCCTTAGTAGGGACGAACCAGAGACAAATGATCAAGTAGATAACAGTGACTCTGACATCAGGGAGGACACTCACAGTGAAAACTGTTATGGGTCAAAAGACTTGTTAGACGAAACAAAACTGCAAAAAGGAGAGTGTCAGTCAGGTATCACAAACAAGCATGAACAATCAGAGACCCAGTTAACCAAGCAACAGGTCTGA